Proteins encoded in a region of the Stieleria neptunia genome:
- a CDS encoding efflux RND transporter permease subunit: MLTLLIRFCVKEPWLVVMLTIGLSVGGWFAFKAVPIDAIPNVGENQVIVLTPWPGRSPKDIEDQVTYPLSVSLLAVPGAESVRGKSMFGYSFVQVTFKDSIDFYWARSRVSEQLGSAASQLPDGVVPQLGPDATGLGQVYYYTLQPPEDGMSLAELRSLQDFVVKYELQAVEGVSEVASIGGYVRQYQIEVDPDKLRFYNVSLDKLAMAIKGSNLDVGAKTVESTGMEFIVRGKGFLGTDGDQSKAVSDIEDTVILQREGVPVRVSDVAQVQLGPDFRRGALDYNGSEAVGGVVVMRYGENPRVVIDRVKAKIAAIEPALKGVKIHGVYDRSGLIDETMATLTHALRDEIIITAVIILLFLLHIRSSFVVAICLPAAVLISFIAMHFVGVEANIMSLAGIAIAIGTMVDMGIIVSENIYQHLADWEKEDGETRSGADREKSRTEIVYEATIEVAPAVVTAVLTTIVSFLPVFFLTGRDYRLFSPLAYTKTFAIAAAMITAVTIVPALSRIMLRSANYRKRTALSAGVAFSALLAATSHFMWGDDLAEHFGVEQWMITVAAGLLAFVFGWQLLRERIRPIEEIPSSRFVHWVYAARLKHALNHKVFALSFPVILLFVGLGAYFGMPVVLQPIERIARVFGAELNDFPGYVDAKHVFTGLQSDDWIALDEGSWFYMPTLYPAASFSQAMQVLQTQDVLIGQIHEVKDVLGKIGRVESALDPAPAAMVETYVMLKPESEWREGVTARDVWDEINKVATLPGVTPASALQPIEGRVVMLQSGIKAPMAIRVYGDDLKTLASAAMDVAGTLKKSPVINEGTVNPDIVLGKPYIEFTVDREAASRYGMSASMVNQVIETALGGMNLIKTVEGRERYPVRLRYNRDLRERIDQLNRLPVVTHSGAVVPLEELATLETTWGPGAINSENGRLVAHVSFMTNGSQGDLESVTAIEDQLRVAQSLPPSHPDHLGLPAGYSLEAVGSFRNQIEANLRLMWIIPVVIMINLLLIYFEFRNLPIAMAVFTGIPVAFAGGMILVAWMEVELNTAVWVGFIALFGLAVDDGVVMATYIHQLLQKRKVTSVQDIRDTVYEAGLKRIRPCMMTTVTTLAALVPVLIATGRGADVARAMAIPVFGGMLAEPFTSFIVPTLYSAYLEMKMRFGFKDELWEGTEEMPTEAMGSAA, encoded by the coding sequence ATGCTAACTCTACTCATACGCTTTTGCGTCAAAGAACCGTGGCTGGTCGTCATGCTGACGATTGGCCTCAGCGTCGGCGGCTGGTTCGCATTTAAGGCGGTTCCGATCGACGCGATTCCGAATGTCGGTGAAAACCAGGTCATTGTGTTGACACCATGGCCGGGGCGTTCGCCGAAAGACATCGAGGACCAGGTCACTTATCCGCTGAGTGTATCGTTGCTGGCTGTTCCCGGTGCTGAATCCGTTCGCGGCAAAAGCATGTTCGGCTACAGCTTTGTGCAGGTCACTTTCAAGGATTCGATTGACTTCTACTGGGCTCGAAGTCGAGTCTCGGAACAACTCGGCAGTGCCGCATCGCAGTTGCCCGATGGTGTCGTTCCGCAACTCGGTCCTGATGCAACTGGACTCGGACAAGTCTACTACTACACGCTGCAACCGCCCGAAGACGGCATGAGTCTCGCCGAACTTCGCAGCCTGCAAGACTTCGTTGTGAAGTACGAATTGCAAGCGGTCGAAGGGGTCAGCGAAGTCGCGTCGATCGGTGGTTACGTCCGCCAATATCAAATCGAGGTCGATCCAGACAAACTGCGATTCTACAACGTCTCGCTGGACAAACTGGCGATGGCAATCAAGGGGTCGAACCTGGATGTCGGTGCCAAGACGGTCGAATCGACGGGAATGGAATTCATCGTTCGCGGCAAAGGTTTCCTGGGAACCGATGGCGATCAGTCCAAAGCCGTCTCCGACATCGAAGATACCGTCATTCTTCAGCGAGAAGGTGTGCCGGTCCGTGTGAGTGACGTGGCGCAGGTCCAACTCGGGCCTGATTTCCGTCGCGGTGCGTTGGATTACAACGGTTCCGAAGCAGTCGGCGGCGTGGTGGTGATGCGCTATGGCGAGAACCCTCGCGTGGTCATCGACCGTGTCAAAGCCAAGATCGCTGCGATCGAGCCGGCGCTCAAGGGCGTCAAGATTCACGGCGTGTACGACCGCAGCGGGTTGATCGACGAGACGATGGCGACGCTGACGCACGCACTGCGTGATGAGATCATCATCACCGCAGTCATCATCTTACTTTTCCTGCTTCACATCCGCAGCAGTTTCGTCGTTGCGATCTGTTTGCCGGCCGCTGTTTTGATTTCCTTCATCGCGATGCACTTCGTGGGAGTCGAGGCGAACATCATGTCGCTGGCAGGCATTGCCATCGCGATCGGCACGATGGTCGACATGGGGATCATCGTCTCCGAAAACATCTACCAGCATTTGGCGGACTGGGAGAAGGAAGATGGGGAGACACGCAGTGGAGCAGATCGGGAGAAGTCGAGGACGGAAATCGTCTACGAGGCGACTATCGAGGTCGCTCCGGCGGTCGTCACAGCCGTTTTAACGACAATAGTCAGTTTCTTGCCCGTGTTCTTTTTGACTGGCCGCGATTACCGTCTGTTCTCGCCGTTGGCTTATACGAAAACATTCGCAATTGCCGCTGCGATGATCACTGCTGTCACGATTGTGCCCGCATTGAGCCGTATCATGCTGCGAAGTGCTAACTATAGAAAACGCACCGCACTAAGTGCTGGTGTCGCGTTTTCCGCTTTACTCGCCGCAACCTCGCATTTTATGTGGGGCGATGACCTTGCCGAGCACTTTGGTGTCGAGCAATGGATGATCACCGTGGCAGCTGGGTTGCTCGCTTTCGTCTTTGGTTGGCAACTTCTTCGCGAACGAATTCGTCCGATCGAAGAGATTCCGTCGAGTCGATTTGTTCATTGGGTTTATGCGGCCCGATTGAAGCACGCTCTGAATCACAAGGTGTTCGCACTTTCGTTTCCGGTCATTTTGCTGTTCGTTGGACTTGGAGCCTATTTCGGGATGCCAGTGGTTTTGCAGCCAATCGAACGTATTGCCCGCGTATTCGGTGCTGAACTAAACGACTTCCCCGGCTACGTTGATGCCAAACACGTTTTTACCGGACTGCAAAGCGACGACTGGATCGCGTTGGACGAAGGCAGTTGGTTTTACATGCCGACGCTGTATCCCGCAGCCAGCTTTTCGCAAGCGATGCAGGTGTTGCAAACGCAAGATGTTTTGATCGGCCAGATTCATGAGGTCAAAGACGTGCTCGGTAAGATCGGTCGCGTTGAGTCGGCGCTGGACCCGGCTCCTGCGGCGATGGTCGAAACCTACGTCATGCTTAAACCTGAAAGCGAATGGCGCGAGGGCGTGACGGCGCGTGATGTTTGGGATGAGATCAACAAAGTCGCCACACTTCCGGGTGTCACCCCCGCGTCGGCTTTGCAACCGATCGAAGGCCGAGTCGTGATGCTGCAATCGGGCATCAAGGCACCGATGGCGATTCGAGTGTATGGCGACGACCTGAAGACGCTAGCCAGCGCCGCGATGGACGTGGCGGGAACGTTGAAGAAGTCACCGGTCATCAACGAGGGAACGGTGAACCCGGACATCGTGCTCGGAAAACCCTATATCGAATTCACGGTCGATCGCGAAGCCGCCTCTCGTTACGGCATGAGTGCTTCGATGGTCAACCAAGTCATAGAGACTGCCCTCGGCGGAATGAATCTTATCAAGACCGTCGAAGGCCGCGAAAGGTATCCCGTGCGATTGCGTTACAACCGTGATCTTCGCGAACGCATCGACCAACTCAATCGACTACCCGTGGTCACGCACAGTGGAGCGGTTGTACCGTTAGAAGAATTAGCAACGCTGGAAACGACTTGGGGACCGGGAGCGATCAATAGCGAAAACGGACGGCTGGTTGCTCACGTTTCCTTCATGACGAATGGTTCGCAGGGTGATTTGGAATCGGTGACGGCGATCGAAGATCAACTTCGTGTGGCTCAATCGCTTCCGCCATCCCACCCGGATCACTTGGGGCTTCCCGCCGGCTACTCGCTCGAAGCGGTCGGCAGTTTTCGCAACCAGATTGAGGCCAACTTGCGGTTGATGTGGATCATCCCCGTGGTGATCATGATCAATTTGTTGTTGATCTATTTTGAATTCCGCAATTTGCCGATTGCGATGGCCGTCTTCACGGGCATTCCGGTCGCGTTCGCTGGCGGAATGATCTTGGTGGCATGGATGGAGGTGGAACTCAACACCGCCGTCTGGGTTGGCTTCATCGCGCTTTTCGGCCTCGCCGTGGACGATGGCGTCGTGATGGCGACTTACATCCATCAGTTGCTGCAAAAACGAAAGGTCACGTCCGTTCAGGACATCCGCGACACTGTCTACGAAGCCGGATTGAAGCGTATTCGCCCCTGCATGATGACGACGGTAACGACCTTGGCCGCCCTGGTCCCGGTTCTGATTGCAACCGGTCGCGGAGCCGACGTGGCCCGCGCGATGGCGATCCCGGTCTTTGGTGGCATGCTTGCCGAGCCGTTCACGTCGTTCATCGTCCCAACGCTCTACAGCGCCTACCTGGAAATGAAGATGCGGTTTGGGTTTAAGGATGAGCTTTGGGAAGGAACCGAAGAAATGCCAACGGAAGCGATGGGGAGTGCAGCTTAG
- a CDS encoding efflux RND transporter periplasmic adaptor subunit — MIGFAQRSEWVTANGFSGGESEAVADAGGGEEKRYICPMMCTPPSTEPGRCPVCAMELVEATGGGGGDGISVTIESSARRLVGIQTATSKMGEMNRTIRTIGSIDFDESRLSTISAYIDGRLEELYADYVGVKVKEGDDLALIYSPKLYSAQTEYITSLESNSVGRFSINSPDMQAMARENLSELGMTTGQIEDLGKSRKPQSRIRIKSPQTGTVLEKAAVEGDYVKTGQKIYRIADLTSVWMMLDLFPDDASLVRFGQQVEAEIQSMPGEVFTGRVAFIDPTVDPVTRTVRVRVEVMNYDGKLRPGDYATARVSVPAVPVDMVYDPALAEKYISPMHPQVIRDEPGDCPLCGMDLIPTSQLGYSPKPVEAQRVVTVPRDSVLLTGERGVVYVETEPGRFEIRRVTVGAMNDDDAIIVEGMAAGETVATNGNFLIDSQMQLAGNPSLMDPSKAPSYSPGPLDLPSRDPVMLAGQSGEQFDRAYDAYFEIQCAMAADVTPPPVALNTLLDSLNKLEMLAEVPDTAQTRFASARRGASRMDGSLETAREAYRSVSHAMLHAATIARGPKTAKSLVHMYCPMVPGGGGDWMQPGGELQNPYWGSEMLTCGETVRDLAINTANGDGQEVSFKVVGFGTDNGEMQ; from the coding sequence ATGATTGGCTTCGCACAACGTTCCGAATGGGTGACCGCCAATGGTTTCTCCGGTGGCGAGTCGGAAGCGGTCGCCGATGCGGGCGGCGGCGAGGAAAAACGATATATCTGCCCGATGATGTGTACTCCGCCATCGACCGAACCGGGCCGCTGCCCCGTTTGTGCAATGGAGTTGGTTGAAGCAACCGGCGGCGGTGGCGGCGACGGGATCTCAGTCACGATTGAATCATCGGCGCGGCGGCTGGTTGGCATTCAAACCGCGACCAGCAAGATGGGCGAGATGAATCGAACGATTCGCACGATCGGCTCGATCGACTTTGACGAAAGCCGACTGTCAACGATCTCCGCATACATTGACGGGCGACTCGAAGAATTGTATGCCGACTATGTCGGTGTCAAAGTCAAAGAAGGCGACGACTTGGCGTTGATCTACAGCCCCAAGCTGTACTCCGCGCAGACAGAGTACATCACCAGCTTGGAAAGCAATTCGGTGGGGCGATTCAGTATCAACAGTCCCGACATGCAAGCGATGGCACGCGAAAACCTCAGCGAACTCGGAATGACGACCGGGCAAATCGAAGACCTTGGCAAGAGCCGCAAGCCGCAGTCACGCATCCGAATCAAGTCGCCTCAGACGGGAACGGTACTGGAAAAGGCAGCGGTCGAAGGTGACTATGTCAAAACGGGTCAGAAAATTTATCGCATCGCGGACCTGACCTCCGTTTGGATGATGTTGGACCTATTCCCCGACGACGCTTCGTTGGTCCGTTTCGGTCAACAAGTCGAAGCAGAAATTCAGTCGATGCCGGGCGAAGTCTTCACTGGGCGTGTCGCCTTCATCGACCCCACGGTCGACCCGGTGACTCGAACCGTTCGCGTTCGCGTCGAAGTGATGAACTATGACGGCAAGCTGCGGCCCGGCGACTATGCGACGGCTCGGGTCAGCGTTCCCGCGGTCCCGGTCGACATGGTTTACGACCCGGCACTGGCCGAAAAATACATCAGCCCGATGCACCCGCAAGTGATCCGCGATGAACCCGGCGATTGTCCCCTTTGTGGCATGGATCTGATTCCGACATCGCAACTGGGCTATTCGCCAAAACCCGTCGAAGCCCAGCGCGTCGTCACCGTGCCTCGTGACTCCGTGTTGCTGACGGGTGAGCGGGGTGTCGTCTATGTCGAGACCGAGCCGGGGCGTTTTGAAATTCGCCGCGTTACCGTCGGCGCGATGAATGACGACGACGCGATCATCGTCGAAGGCATGGCCGCTGGGGAAACGGTTGCAACCAATGGCAACTTCTTGATTGACTCGCAAATGCAGCTTGCGGGAAACCCGTCCTTGATGGACCCCAGCAAGGCACCGAGTTATTCGCCCGGTCCGCTTGATCTCCCCAGTCGTGATCCTGTGATGCTTGCGGGTCAATCCGGCGAGCAATTCGATCGGGCATACGATGCCTATTTTGAGATTCAATGCGCGATGGCGGCCGACGTGACGCCACCACCCGTTGCGCTCAATACTCTACTGGATTCACTTAACAAGCTGGAAATGTTGGCGGAAGTTCCTGACACAGCACAAACACGATTCGCTAGCGCCCGTCGCGGAGCGTCGCGGATGGACGGTTCCCTCGAAACCGCTCGCGAAGCGTATCGCAGTGTCAGCCACGCGATGTTGCACGCCGCAACGATTGCACGCGGCCCTAAAACCGCCAAGTCGCTGGTCCACATGTATTGCCCGATGGTCCCCGGCGGTGGCGGCGATTGGATGCAACCCGGCGGTGAATTGCAAAACCCGTACTGGGGCAGCGAGATGCTGACGTGCGGCGAGACGGTTCGCGATCTGGCCATAAATACCGCCAACGGCGATGGACAAGAAGTGAGTTTCAAGGTGGTTGGATTTGGCACGGACAACGGAGAGATGCAATGA
- a CDS encoding TolC family protein yields MLENNDVDQVNENSDYNEDKSDGQPGVGNAANSFGEADRVGTRQPIDYFIAQALAAHPSIQAARQRVQAELDRIPQVTALPDPQFNNTFWPLHDNSIQTASGRVANQMSLQQGVPFPDKLRTKGSIASREAQMAQAEVERIERQITESVRLAYYEVWYATRAIAIIKESRDLVDDLAKVAEARYRSGGTQQDVLRAQLEIDRLDDQIVQLNKQLGMSQADLAALLQQPVSLLPQAVEELGVADAPMQLEGLIAQAEQCNPSLRGLAAEIQRDRQKQRLACLQQYPDFMVGLNWGIVSDNHDVISPVANGNDQLSITFGTTLPIWREKINAGVREASRRASSTQQRLEAERDEIYGRLRRLLVQADSLVEQTNIYENRLIPRTEDTLKLAIADYRGERTDFFTLIETYRELLMFETQLARINATLAGAIAQIDRTVGCPY; encoded by the coding sequence ATGCTTGAAAACAACGACGTAGATCAGGTCAACGAAAATTCCGACTACAACGAGGACAAAAGTGACGGACAGCCGGGAGTTGGCAACGCAGCTAACTCATTTGGTGAGGCGGATAGGGTCGGGACGCGACAACCCATCGACTACTTCATCGCCCAGGCTCTGGCGGCTCACCCCAGCATTCAAGCCGCACGCCAACGTGTTCAGGCGGAACTGGATCGGATTCCGCAGGTCACCGCATTGCCGGATCCTCAATTCAACAACACGTTCTGGCCGCTACATGACAACTCAATTCAAACAGCTTCCGGGCGCGTTGCCAACCAGATGTCGCTACAGCAGGGCGTCCCATTTCCAGACAAGCTGCGCACCAAAGGCTCCATCGCTAGTCGCGAGGCACAGATGGCCCAGGCGGAAGTGGAACGCATCGAACGACAGATCACTGAATCGGTTCGCTTAGCCTATTACGAAGTTTGGTACGCGACTCGTGCGATCGCGATCATTAAAGAATCTCGCGACCTAGTCGACGACCTTGCCAAAGTAGCCGAGGCACGCTATCGCAGCGGTGGAACACAGCAGGACGTGCTTCGGGCGCAGCTGGAAATCGACCGACTTGATGATCAGATTGTGCAACTGAACAAGCAACTGGGGATGTCGCAGGCCGACCTTGCGGCGTTGCTTCAACAACCCGTTTCATTGTTGCCTCAAGCGGTCGAGGAACTTGGCGTCGCCGACGCGCCAATGCAGCTCGAAGGATTGATTGCCCAAGCCGAGCAATGCAATCCGAGCTTGCGTGGCTTGGCCGCAGAGATTCAACGTGATCGCCAAAAGCAACGACTCGCTTGCCTGCAGCAATATCCCGACTTCATGGTCGGACTCAATTGGGGAATCGTCAGCGACAACCACGATGTGATCAGTCCGGTGGCTAATGGTAACGACCAACTTAGCATCACCTTTGGGACAACACTTCCGATCTGGCGTGAGAAGATCAATGCGGGTGTTCGAGAAGCTTCACGACGAGCGAGCAGCACGCAACAACGCCTGGAAGCTGAGCGTGATGAAATCTATGGCCGTCTGCGTCGATTGCTAGTTCAAGCTGACTCACTGGTCGAACAAACGAACATCTACGAAAACCGCCTTATCCCCAGAACTGAAGACACATTGAAGTTAGCGATCGCCGACTATCGTGGTGAACGTACCGACTTTTTCACGTTGATTGAAACCTATCGCGAGCTATTGATGTTTGAGACGCAGCTTGCTCGCATCAACGCGACCCTAGCCGGTGCGATCGCCCAGATTGATCGCACGGTCGGGTGTCCGTATTGA
- a CDS encoding RNA polymerase sigma factor yields the protein MNSHPSDQSAFDDSAVADQDSTKQMVAACIAGDQDAMCMLYERCSQRVYAQMVRMVGIQDADDATQQVFIHLFRKLDKFDGRSKLETWVYRLASNEALQFIRSRSRHTTDSLLDDPSGYSHDTRERTEQGELLDVALSRIDPELRVVLVLKEQEDLSYREIADAVGIPEGTVGSRLNRARADLREVLLQLGWE from the coding sequence TTGAATAGCCACCCGAGTGACCAATCCGCGTTCGACGACTCTGCAGTTGCGGATCAAGATTCCACAAAGCAAATGGTGGCTGCTTGCATTGCGGGCGACCAGGACGCGATGTGTATGCTGTATGAACGGTGTAGCCAGCGGGTGTACGCGCAGATGGTCCGCATGGTCGGAATTCAGGATGCGGACGATGCGACGCAGCAAGTCTTCATCCACCTGTTCCGCAAGCTTGATAAATTCGATGGCCGGTCGAAGCTGGAAACTTGGGTTTACCGCCTGGCTAGCAACGAAGCTCTGCAGTTCATTCGTTCAAGGTCTCGTCACACGACGGACTCGTTGCTCGATGATCCATCGGGGTATTCCCACGACACGAGGGAGCGGACAGAGCAAGGCGAGTTGCTTGACGTTGCCTTGTCAAGAATTGACCCGGAGTTACGAGTCGTCTTGGTGCTGAAGGAGCAAGAGGATTTGTCGTACCGCGAAATCGCCGACGCGGTTGGTATTCCAGAAGGCACGGTCGGTTCGAGGTTGAACCGTGCCCGTGCCGATTTGCGTGAAGTCTTACTGCAGCTCGGTTGGGAATGA
- a CDS encoding periplasmic heavy metal sensor: MKFTSPLSKRTLSAALIASSLLLSSPSLFAQTKTDPHAAHPAASETADGDLATQLQTLRKKVADLETTLQSQHTARYGADAKPGAMSNMAMSQDAADPSSGSDSAGMGGMKGMDSMKMGGMKKGMMKGMDGMNQDTTGSSMSSGGTGMGMKGMSGGMGMMSGMGGMSGGMGLGKGMGMMKGMGMMGRNPAMKSSMDGMGSMGNMSMPSALPGFAGASHLYHIGETGFFLDHPQHITLSDDQQLKLNQIKEAALLATATAERQIEEAEQELWMLTAEAQPDINKIEAKAREIAKLQADNRIAFIRSVGEAAKVLTEEQRQTLVGTSSTSEIAPAK; this comes from the coding sequence ATGAAATTCACGTCACCGTTGAGTAAACGGACCCTTTCAGCCGCTTTGATCGCCAGCAGCCTACTTTTGTCCTCTCCTTCGTTATTTGCACAAACCAAAACTGATCCGCATGCCGCTCACCCAGCCGCTTCAGAAACTGCGGACGGCGACCTCGCCACTCAATTGCAAACGTTGCGCAAGAAAGTGGCCGACCTAGAAACAACCCTGCAGTCGCAACACACAGCTCGCTATGGCGCGGACGCGAAGCCCGGCGCGATGTCGAATATGGCAATGAGCCAAGATGCTGCCGATCCGTCGTCCGGTTCGGATTCCGCAGGCATGGGCGGAATGAAAGGTATGGACAGCATGAAGATGGGTGGAATGAAAAAGGGAATGATGAAGGGGATGGACGGCATGAACCAAGACACGACCGGCTCGTCGATGTCGTCCGGCGGCACGGGCATGGGAATGAAAGGGATGTCCGGCGGTATGGGAATGATGTCGGGCATGGGAGGAATGTCAGGTGGCATGGGGTTGGGCAAAGGGATGGGAATGATGAAAGGCATGGGGATGATGGGGCGTAACCCCGCCATGAAATCATCCATGGATGGGATGGGTTCAATGGGAAACATGAGCATGCCATCCGCCCTGCCAGGCTTTGCCGGCGCGTCGCACCTGTACCACATCGGCGAGACCGGATTCTTCCTCGATCATCCGCAGCACATCACGCTGTCGGACGATCAACAACTCAAACTGAACCAGATCAAGGAAGCCGCATTGCTGGCAACCGCCACCGCGGAGCGCCAGATCGAAGAAGCCGAGCAAGAACTCTGGATGCTAACAGCCGAAGCCCAACCCGACATCAACAAGATCGAAGCGAAAGCAAGAGAGATCGCCAAACTGCAAGCCGACAATCGCATCGCATTCATCCGATCGGTTGGCGAAGCCGCAAAAGTGTTGACCGAAGAACAACGCCAAACGCTCGTTGGAACGTCTAGCACAAGTGAAATCGCTCCGGCGAAGTGA
- a CDS encoding Glu/Leu/Phe/Val family dehydrogenase, whose translation MSQQADEEMFENAIGRLDQAAEFSSIGPEALERLRHPKSMLQVSIPLRMDDGSLSVFQGYRVRHDDTRGPTKGGIRFHPDVHLGEVKALAFWMTCKCAVAGIPFGGGKGGIIVNPKELSRLELERLSRGYIQRVADFIGPETDIPAPDVYTNAMIMGWMMDEYSNIQRRRTPAVITGKPIPLGGSLGRDDATGRGAYYCIKELERLKEWEPNEIRVAVQGFGNAGQHVARLLHADGYRIVAISDSRGGVYRKEGLDIPRAIELKQQREDLSAVYASRSVCDCPECGCVECHCHPDDSGSGKLITNEELLELGVDVLIPAALENQLTAENAERVTAPVIVEVANGPTTTSADEVFNAKGTLIVPDILANAGGVTVSYFEWTQNRAGYCWTVEEVHQRLSQIMKREFNLIYELMAANQIDMRTAAYAHALNRIGEAIESQGTSTFFSPQPMAI comes from the coding sequence ATGAGTCAACAAGCTGATGAAGAGATGTTTGAAAACGCGATTGGTCGGCTCGATCAGGCCGCTGAATTCTCCAGCATCGGACCCGAGGCGTTGGAGCGATTGCGGCATCCCAAGTCGATGCTTCAAGTATCAATCCCCTTGAGAATGGATGACGGGTCGCTGAGTGTGTTTCAGGGATACCGAGTCCGTCACGATGACACACGCGGTCCCACAAAGGGTGGCATTCGATTTCATCCCGACGTGCACCTGGGCGAAGTGAAGGCACTCGCCTTTTGGATGACATGCAAGTGCGCCGTCGCGGGGATACCCTTCGGTGGCGGCAAAGGAGGCATCATTGTCAATCCAAAAGAGTTGTCGCGACTGGAGTTGGAGCGACTCAGCCGGGGGTATATTCAGCGTGTTGCAGATTTCATCGGACCTGAAACGGACATCCCAGCCCCGGATGTCTACACCAATGCCATGATCATGGGCTGGATGATGGATGAATACTCCAACATACAGCGTCGTCGCACACCGGCGGTCATCACCGGCAAGCCGATACCGCTAGGCGGCAGTTTGGGTCGCGATGATGCCACGGGGCGTGGAGCGTACTATTGCATCAAGGAGTTGGAAAGACTTAAAGAGTGGGAGCCAAACGAAATACGCGTCGCCGTGCAGGGTTTTGGCAATGCTGGTCAGCATGTTGCGCGGCTTCTGCATGCTGACGGCTATCGAATTGTCGCGATCAGTGATTCTCGTGGCGGTGTCTATCGCAAAGAAGGCTTGGATATTCCACGTGCGATCGAACTAAAGCAACAACGCGAAGACTTGTCGGCCGTTTACGCCTCACGAAGTGTCTGTGACTGCCCCGAATGCGGTTGTGTCGAGTGTCATTGCCATCCTGACGATTCAGGCAGCGGTAAACTGATCACCAACGAAGAACTTCTGGAGTTGGGTGTGGATGTTCTCATTCCCGCTGCCCTCGAGAATCAACTCACTGCCGAGAACGCCGAACGGGTCACGGCACCGGTGATTGTCGAGGTCGCCAATGGTCCCACAACGACATCAGCGGACGAAGTCTTCAATGCGAAAGGAACCCTCATCGTTCCAGACATTCTGGCGAACGCCGGTGGTGTGACGGTTAGCTATTTTGAGTGGACACAGAACCGAGCCGGTTATTGCTGGACGGTGGAGGAAGTCCATCAGCGCCTCAGTCAGATCATGAAGCGAGAATTCAACCTGATCTATGAGTTGATGGCCGCCAACCAGATTGACATGCGCACGGCGGCTTACGCTCACGCACTAAATCGAATAGGAGAAGCCATCGAGTCTCAAGGTACAAGCACGTTCTTTTCGCCTCAACCGATGGCGATTTGA